A region from the Leishmania panamensis strain MHOM/PA/94/PSC-1 chromosome 20 sequence genome encodes:
- a CDS encoding amastin-like protein (TriTrypDB/GeneDB-style sysID: LpmP.20.1000), with translation MGCISGFLFGILQFVAVLFITVGTPLAMYVPRSENAKRVTNGYCITMWGIRDKCLTLTYSEKTADVWSECPGRVSRFKAAQVFAIGAAIILIASILANLLNACCCYCVKYLCIVLNLVAAVVLSISWGCILDCYLRNQGSFMRGTVDVCMRIRDFPGLDNSHPDGMQLGVGFILLVFACVISFVNIFVTFLPC, from the coding sequence ATGGGCTGCATTTCGGGTTTTCTCTTCGGCATCCTCCAGTTTGTGGCGGTACTCTTTATCACTGTTGGCACTCCGCTGGCGATGTACGTGCCGCGGAGCGAGAACGCTAAGCGAGTCACCAATGGCTACTGCATCACGATGTGGGGAATTCGCGATAAATGTCTTACATTGACGTACTCGGAAAAGACTGCCGATGTCTGGTCAGAGTGCCCGGGGCGCGTGAGTCGCTTcaaggcggcgcaggttTTCGCCATTGGAGCTGCCATCATTCTCATCGCTTCGATCTTGGCAAATCTTCTGaatgcgtgctgctgctactgcgtCAAGTACTTGTGCATTGTGTTGAACTTGGTGGCCGCGGTTGTGCTTTCGATTTCCTGGGGCTGCATATTGGACTGCTATCTGCGTAATCAGGGTAGCTTCATGCGCGGCACCGTGGACGTATGCATGAGAATTCGAGACTTCCCTGGTCTTGATAACTCGCACCCGGATGGAATGCAGCTGGGTGTTGGTTTCATCCTTCTTGTTTTCGCCTGCGTCATCAGTTTTGTGAACATCTTTGTTACTTTTCTTCCATGCTAA